Sequence from the Tenrec ecaudatus isolate mTenEca1 chromosome 6, mTenEca1.hap1, whole genome shotgun sequence genome:
CTCTGCCTAAAATTACCTCAAATAAGTAATTTTGTCATCAGAACCTTTGATTCTTTTGTCTCCTCTACTCTCTCCATAAAGTTCTCTGATTTATCCAGTGTGAATTGAAAAGTTTTTCATTCTAACCACCGTTGATCTCTTCCCTTCATTGCTGTGCCACTGTACTATCAATGGACCCATCGATCTCCTCACTTAGTCCTGAGCGACCCGAAGAACTTTGTTGAAGAACTTGACAGATTGATGCCAACAGCCATGCTTGGCTTCCATCCTCAGCTGAACTCCCAACGGAATCCACCAACATCTCCACAAATACCTCACTTTTAGAAAACAGAAGCAAACAAAGAAGCCATCTTTCAACTTTTCATTACCAGAATATGTCATTTACACGAATGACATCGTGTTCCCtcccttcttcttttttactgaACAATTTGAAAGTTATCCTTCTTTGGACCTAAGACTCAGCAGCTCCTGTCATGCTCCAGCTAGCCCCAGCTGCCctgaggaagaaagctgaggctctctgcaTCTGTAAAGGTATAGTCTCAGGAACCGTAGGGATCGCTCTGTGTCTGAATCAATTGAATGGGAATGGACTTAGTTTGagggaatttttgttttattattttgttttgggaCCTAAGACAAATTTCTCTAACCTTGCCTCTATATTTCTAGCTCCTCGGGGCTCTCCTATTAATTCCACTTAACTCTCTCTTGTCTTCAACAACCCCCACTCTCTTGAACTCTTTACATAAAAATTTCGAAGTGCTTCAAAGTGTTCCAtctaaaaatagattttaaaaaggaaaaaaaatgaatctCACACTCAACCTAGCTTCTCCTTCTTAACCatatttcttaaccacatttattGCAGTGGGAAATTAAGCTTGATAGTATTTTACTTTGGATTTCTTCTTTACATTCATGAGTGAATTGAAGTGTAGTTACTTGTGACTTTGTTAGTAAGACGGGGTAAGGAAGCAAAGCGATTTGGACAGACCATGTGTGGAGTCTATGCAATATCTCagtactacatttcccagaagccTTGTAGAAGAAGTTCTCCAATTGGAGAAAGTTTCCCCAAGACACTGCGAATATGTAAAAGGCTGCATATGCAGTGAGGAAATAAGAAATACTGGATCAGCCATGTTGACTGTGAAGACACTAGGAGTTTCTTAATAAAATTCTCTTGCAGTACCCTACCTCTCCCCAAAGTAAATCTTCTCTTTGGGAAAGACAAGAACTGAAACATTAGCCTCAAGAAGTAACCTCATCTCCCTTCTCTTCTTCGGCGCTGCCTACGGAGGAGGCAGCCATCTCCCACCGGCATCATGGCTGCCCTCAGACCCTTGGTGAAGCCTAAAATTGTAAAAAAGAGGACCAAGAAGTTCATCCGGCACCAGTCCGACCGCTATGTCAAGATTAAGCGCAACTGGCGCAAGCCCAGAGGCATTGACAACAGGGTTCGGAGAAGATTCAAGGGCCAGATCTTGATGCCCAACATTGGTTATGGGAGCAACAAGAAAACCACGCACATGCTGCCCAGTGGCTTCCGCAAGTTTCTGGTCCACAACGTCAAGGAGCTGGAAGTGCTGCTGATGTGCAACAAGTCGTATTGTGCAGAGATTGCTCACAACGTTTCCTCCAAGAATCGCAAAGCCATTGTAGAAAGAGCAGCCCAGCTGGCCATCAGAGTCACCTATCCCAACGCCAGGCTGCGCAGCGAAGAAAATGAGTAGATGGCCCATTTGCGAGTTTTATTTGTgctaaataaaaccataaatggaaaaaaaaagaagtaacctAATTAAGAGTCACAAGAATCTGACAGATTAGGTCCTATTAGCATCTCCATTTGCCAGTCAAGAAAAAACATTCACGAAAAGGTGAGCTAACAAGAGCCATAGTTGAACAGAGCCcataggtcgctatgagtcggccttTACTGGAAGCTGGGAGTTTTGAATTGATGCAATGGAGCTTCTCTATGTGGTAATCTAGGTGTTACTTCTAAAGagtattttcatttctattttaacTTCCTTTTTGACCCAATAAATCATGGGCCTAATCATTTCCAAATCATTACTTTATTGAGATATTCTTTATATTAGTttctgtggtttttttgtttgtttttttttttagtttctgtTTTATAACACTGTTTGGTCAAAAAGGATGGCTGATAAGATTACTACATTTTTCTTAGGGTTGTAACATAATGGGATTTTGAAACTGTTATCTAAAGTGTGCATTGTTGTGGTTGTGGCTGTTATTGTGAAGAGTCATCCAGTCAATtcaaattcatagtgaccctgcaggacaggggagcactGTTCCTTAAGCTTCCCTAGGTTGCTATTTTTATAGGAACAAATCACAAgggcttttctcccatggagtactagtgggttggagccaacaatctctggttagcagctaagcacataCCCTTTGCACCACCACCAGAAGTTCCAAGATATGGCTATCTCACCTTTTATGGAAAATGCCATACTTACACTCAAAAGCATCTCCTATACGAACTCTAAATCACTATCTATGGCTTTTTATTACTGTTTATAGTTCTATTTAACACTGAAGGTAGCTTTTACAACTCTAAAAATAAAGTTAAACCTTTCTTATGATAGCTTACAGGATAAAATATCTAAACACAATCTAAAATAATACACATGGCTTCTTGTCGCTATTTGTATGTCCTACTTTAAAATTAGATGAGATTAGTAACTCCAAAGATTAGATAGGAAGCTAGGGGttgtgagtttatgttaatggggaAGAACAGTTAGAAAAAGGAGAGTAAGAATGGTTTCACAGCTTGAAGACATAATCAGCGTCACTAAATTGTACACATAAAAACAGTTGGATTGGTTTATGCTTTACTAGGTATATTTTTAGCAAATAAAAAGTAAGCAAGATTTATTTTGAAACATCCTCTTCCTTCTTGAGATACTGCATATCAAGCTACATTTCTTGCCATAAAACACATGATAATCTCCATTCTTTTTCCTCTGAGACTTTCTAAAGAATAGAAAACTCTAAGCACACTGTGAAGTTAAGGTTGTAAATAATAAGGAAGAaataacttaagaacaattaattatTTTAAGGTAGACCTACTCaaaacttgccctcatgaagagatgactgaagatatgggtgatattacaaagtgtggtgaagaaactggatggtgcctggctatcagaaagaatagtgccaggggtcttacaggcttgcctTAGATCGgcggttctaaacctgtgggtcacgacccttttgggagtcaaacaaccctcttat
This genomic interval carries:
- the LOC142451097 gene encoding large ribosomal subunit protein eL32-like, coding for MAALRPLVKPKIVKKRTKKFIRHQSDRYVKIKRNWRKPRGIDNRVRRRFKGQILMPNIGYGSNKKTTHMLPSGFRKFLVHNVKELEVLLMCNKSYCAEIAHNVSSKNRKAIVERAAQLAIRVTYPNARLRSEENE